The following coding sequences are from one Candidatus Fermentibacter sp. window:
- the cas2 gene encoding CRISPR-associated endonuclease Cas2, which produces MFVLVSYDVSTVNSAGRRRLRRVSKACLDFGQRVQNSVFECIVDPAQWAVLRGRLLYEMKDDEDSLRFYFLGANYRNKVEHHGIKDVPDLEGPILF; this is translated from the coding sequence ATGTTCGTTCTTGTGAGTTATGACGTGAGCACTGTGAATTCTGCTGGGCGGAGGAGACTCCGGCGTGTCTCGAAGGCATGCCTCGACTTCGGCCAGCGCGTTCAGAACTCCGTGTTCGAGTGCATCGTCGATCCGGCTCAGTGGGCTGTACTCAGGGGCCGGCTTCTGTATGAAATGAAGGACGATGAGGACAGCCTGAGGTTTTACTTCCTGGGAGCGAACTACCGAAACAAGGTCGAACACCACGGAATCAAGGATGTACCGGATCTTGAAGGACCTATACTTTTCTAG
- the cas1c gene encoding type I-C CRISPR-associated endonuclease Cas1c — protein MKKHLNTVYVTTPGAYLSLEGEAILVKTDGEVKGRLPMHMLESIVCFGHVGISPPLMFAACERGICIAWFTERGRFQARVGGPVSGNILLRKAQYRSSEEPSCKAQIARSFVIGKIANCRSILQRNVRDHPEKAGSDAKEAVDALSGSLRCASECLDVDTLRGIEGMAANYYYGVFDGMIHVDEDSLRFRNRSRRPPLDRVNALLSFIYTMLVHDCVSALEGVGLDPQAGYLHADRPGRPSLALDLMEEFRSFIADRLVLSLINRRQVTPSGFTVTETGAVLMDDDTRKTVLVGYQERKNEELRHPFLEEQVTVGMLPHLQARLLARHLRGDLDAYPPFFVK, from the coding sequence ATGAAGAAACACTTGAACACAGTCTATGTGACAACGCCTGGAGCATATCTGTCGCTCGAAGGCGAGGCGATACTCGTCAAGACCGATGGCGAAGTGAAGGGCCGTCTGCCGATGCACATGCTTGAGAGCATCGTCTGCTTCGGGCATGTCGGTATCAGCCCGCCCTTGATGTTCGCCGCGTGCGAACGTGGGATCTGTATTGCCTGGTTCACAGAGCGCGGTCGTTTCCAGGCAAGGGTGGGCGGTCCGGTATCAGGCAACATCCTTCTGCGCAAGGCTCAGTATCGATCGTCGGAGGAACCCTCGTGCAAGGCGCAGATCGCGCGATCCTTCGTCATCGGCAAGATTGCAAACTGCCGGTCGATTCTTCAGAGGAATGTACGAGATCATCCCGAAAAAGCTGGTTCGGACGCGAAAGAAGCCGTGGACGCCTTGTCTGGAAGCCTCAGGTGTGCTTCCGAGTGCCTGGATGTAGACACTCTTCGAGGCATCGAAGGGATGGCCGCGAACTACTACTACGGCGTTTTCGATGGAATGATCCACGTAGATGAAGACTCGTTGAGATTCAGGAACCGCTCGAGGCGTCCCCCGCTCGACAGGGTGAACGCTCTGCTTTCCTTCATCTACACGATGCTCGTCCATGATTGCGTTTCCGCGTTGGAGGGCGTCGGGCTCGATCCACAGGCGGGTTATCTTCACGCTGACAGGCCTGGCAGACCCTCCCTCGCACTCGATCTGATGGAGGAGTTCAGGTCCTTCATAGCGGATCGTCTTGTGCTGAGCCTGATCAACAGGCGCCAGGTCACACCGTCCGGTTTCACGGTCACAGAAACCGGAGCCGTGCTGATGGACGACGATACCAGGAAGACTGTCTTGGTCGGTTATCAGGAGCGTAAGAACGAGGAACTCCGGCATCCGTTCCTGGAGGAGCAGGTCACAGTCGGAATGCTCCCGCATCTTCAGGCAAGGCTTCTGGCGAGGCACCTCAGGGGGGATCTCGATGCCTATCCGCCTTTCTTCGTCAAGTAG
- the cas4 gene encoding CRISPR-associated protein Cas4: MTRLYSDDELLALSLLQHIMFCERQCSLNSNEQLWFDNKLTVSGSQLHRRVHGDAPRREKRGDVIVVRELLLCSHSLGVTGKADVVEFHRVSINGISMEGCDGLWQPFPVEYKHGKPKVDDCDRVQLCAQAICLEEMLGAEVPEGAIFYGRIQKREAVVFDPVMRRTTCDSASKLHALVEGGRNPPAVFRDGCTHCAMKDACMPEVTGLREKASGYIVRALSGNDADG, from the coding sequence ATGACAAGGCTGTACTCCGATGATGAGCTGCTAGCACTGTCTTTGCTTCAGCACATCATGTTCTGCGAACGACAGTGCTCGCTGAACTCGAATGAACAGCTCTGGTTCGATAACAAGCTGACTGTATCTGGCAGCCAGCTTCATCGGAGAGTCCACGGAGATGCCCCGAGACGGGAAAAACGGGGTGATGTCATCGTCGTCAGGGAGTTACTGCTGTGTTCCCATTCCCTTGGCGTCACCGGGAAGGCTGATGTCGTGGAGTTCCACAGGGTCTCCATCAACGGGATCTCGATGGAGGGATGCGATGGCCTGTGGCAGCCATTTCCCGTCGAGTACAAGCACGGTAAGCCCAAGGTTGACGATTGTGACCGGGTGCAGCTCTGTGCTCAGGCAATCTGCCTTGAGGAGATGCTTGGAGCGGAAGTTCCGGAAGGTGCCATCTTCTATGGCAGAATCCAGAAGAGAGAAGCTGTTGTGTTCGATCCGGTGATGAGGCGAACAACATGTGATAGCGCTTCGAAACTCCATGCTCTTGTTGAGGGCGGTCGGAATCCGCCGGCGGTGTTCAGGGACGGTTGTACCCACTGCGCGATGAAGGATGCATGCATGCCTGAAGTGACAGGACTCCGCGAAAAGGCATCCGGATACATCGTCCGCGCTCTGTCGGGAAATGACGCTGACGGCTGA
- the cas7c gene encoding type I-C CRISPR-associated protein Cas7/Csd2, whose protein sequence is MSDPIRNRYDFVLVFDVQDGNPNGDPDAGNLPRLDAETGCGLVTDVCLKRKVRNFVEIVKQSQPGYEIYVREKAVLGRAHVKAFSELGINTGQGASMPVPASLEPLFSDLVLPEGITYLDVAEEGGDRIEVAPDADKAEIKAWIKENKPPKQVVDLILAVMKEAKPRKPTADETQLGRLRMMKDYYDIRTFGAVLSLKSAPNCGQVRGPVQMTFGRSVDPIVTSEHSITRMAVATEAEAEKQGGDNRTMGRKNTVPYGVYVTHGFISANLAAQTGFSQEDLDLFWDALKMMFEHDRSAARGMMATRKLVVFRHDSALGNAPAHQLFDLVTLRKKDESKPARNFSDYECTVTSSGVPAGVSLMELV, encoded by the coding sequence GTGAGCGATCCGATCAGGAACAGATATGACTTCGTCCTTGTTTTCGACGTACAGGACGGCAACCCGAACGGCGATCCCGATGCCGGGAACCTCCCCAGGCTCGATGCGGAAACCGGGTGCGGACTGGTGACAGACGTCTGCCTGAAGAGGAAAGTACGCAACTTCGTCGAGATCGTGAAACAATCACAGCCTGGGTATGAAATCTATGTCAGGGAGAAGGCAGTCCTGGGGCGGGCACATGTGAAGGCATTTTCCGAGCTTGGAATCAACACTGGTCAAGGGGCCAGTATGCCTGTTCCGGCTTCGCTTGAACCTCTGTTCTCGGACCTTGTGCTGCCCGAGGGGATTACATACCTCGATGTGGCTGAAGAGGGTGGCGATCGTATCGAAGTGGCGCCAGACGCTGACAAAGCGGAGATCAAGGCATGGATAAAGGAGAACAAGCCGCCAAAGCAGGTTGTTGATCTGATACTTGCCGTCATGAAGGAAGCAAAACCCAGGAAACCAACGGCCGATGAAACTCAATTGGGCCGACTCAGGATGATGAAAGACTACTATGACATCAGGACTTTCGGAGCAGTCCTGTCCTTGAAGTCAGCTCCTAACTGCGGCCAGGTGCGCGGCCCGGTACAGATGACATTCGGCCGTTCCGTCGATCCTATCGTAACTTCCGAGCACTCAATCACACGTATGGCCGTGGCAACCGAAGCGGAGGCTGAGAAACAGGGTGGAGACAACCGCACGATGGGCAGGAAGAACACCGTGCCTTACGGCGTGTACGTAACACACGGCTTCATCTCGGCCAATCTCGCTGCACAGACAGGGTTCTCACAGGAAGACCTGGACCTATTCTGGGATGCCCTGAAGATGATGTTCGAGCACGACAGGTCGGCCGCTCGCGGGATGATGGCTACCAGGAAGCTTGTCGTGTTCAGACATGACTCGGCTCTGGGCAACGCTCCCGCCCATCAGCTCTTCGATCTCGTGACACTGAGAAAGAAGGACGAGTCGAAGCCTGCTCGAAACTTCTCCGACTACGAATGCACCGTGACGTCATCCGGGGTCCCGGCAGGAGTCTCATTGATGGAGCTCGTGTAG
- the cas8c gene encoding type I-C CRISPR-associated protein Cas8c/Csd1 — translation MILQALKEYYDRKSSFQESEGESTSLDRGDRIAPAGFEWKEIPWVIILDRDGLPLAIEDTRERRGKKLKGRKFLVPHSVLRGNDLKANLLWDGLDYALGIDTKGKGDPNRTQQQHQLFIAGIKNLLLDDDEAVNAVSLFLEREDMLSLLSGLAGWQDLMDDKAPNVTFRLAGDTSTVGERRSVFGVITNSVDETLPTVTCMVSGETDRLAKLHSKIKNVWGAQSSGGSIVSFNADAFESYGKIQGMNAPVGVAAATAYTTALNHLLREDSDQRMQVGDTSTVFWSKRPSSFEHSFGSFFHEPPKDDPDRMSGAVRDLFRSVETGVLSEQGNNEFYVLGLAPNAGRIAIRFWLHGRIDEMAEAIRQHFLDIQMIHGPKDPRFLSLFRLLVSIAAQGKADNIPSHLSESIMRAILERRQYPRALLQAALVRIRAEHEVNYPRASIVKACLNRITRTDVAYSEKEMQMSLDQSNRNAGYLLGRLFAALERVQEEASPGINATIRDRFYGAASSTPVTVFGNLMRQKNHHIAKIENPGRQVFYEKLIGQIVEGIDDFPAHLTLDDQGRFAIGYYHQRQDFYTKKADKVEEMGVQK, via the coding sequence ATGATACTTCAGGCCCTGAAGGAGTATTACGACAGAAAGTCGAGCTTCCAGGAATCGGAAGGCGAATCAACCTCGCTGGACAGGGGAGATCGTATCGCCCCGGCTGGGTTCGAATGGAAGGAGATCCCCTGGGTGATCATCCTCGACCGGGATGGCTTGCCACTGGCAATCGAGGACACCAGAGAACGGAGAGGGAAGAAGCTCAAGGGGCGCAAGTTTCTTGTTCCTCATTCAGTCCTGCGTGGAAATGACCTGAAAGCCAATCTGCTCTGGGATGGCCTCGATTATGCCCTTGGAATCGACACAAAGGGCAAGGGCGATCCGAATCGGACGCAGCAACAGCACCAGCTCTTCATTGCTGGGATCAAGAATCTCTTGCTGGATGACGACGAAGCGGTGAATGCCGTAAGCTTGTTCTTGGAGCGAGAAGATATGTTGTCACTCCTGTCCGGTCTTGCCGGCTGGCAGGATCTCATGGACGACAAGGCTCCCAACGTCACGTTCAGGCTCGCAGGAGACACTTCGACCGTCGGTGAAAGAAGGAGTGTATTCGGAGTCATCACGAACAGTGTGGATGAAACGCTACCGACAGTGACCTGCATGGTCTCTGGCGAAACAGACAGGCTCGCGAAGCTCCATTCCAAGATCAAGAATGTCTGGGGAGCGCAGTCATCGGGTGGAAGCATCGTTTCCTTCAACGCGGATGCCTTCGAATCATACGGTAAGATCCAAGGCATGAATGCCCCAGTCGGGGTCGCAGCAGCAACAGCGTATACGACTGCGCTGAATCATCTTCTGCGTGAGGATTCGGACCAGAGAATGCAGGTCGGGGATACATCCACCGTATTCTGGTCGAAACGGCCTAGCAGTTTTGAACACAGCTTCGGCTCATTCTTCCACGAGCCTCCCAAAGACGATCCTGATCGCATGTCAGGTGCAGTGAGAGACCTGTTCCGGTCGGTAGAAACCGGTGTACTGAGCGAACAAGGCAATAACGAGTTCTATGTTCTTGGGCTTGCACCGAATGCAGGCAGGATTGCGATCAGGTTCTGGTTGCACGGTCGGATCGACGAGATGGCTGAAGCAATCAGACAGCACTTCCTGGATATCCAGATGATCCATGGGCCAAAAGATCCCAGGTTTCTCTCGCTCTTCCGGCTGCTTGTCTCGATAGCAGCACAGGGGAAGGCAGACAACATTCCGTCTCATCTCTCCGAAAGCATCATGCGCGCAATCCTGGAGAGAAGACAGTATCCGAGAGCCTTGCTGCAGGCGGCTCTTGTCCGAATCAGGGCGGAACACGAGGTCAACTATCCCCGGGCTTCAATTGTGAAGGCATGTCTCAACAGGATTACACGAACCGATGTCGCTTATAGTGAAAAGGAGATGCAGATGAGCCTCGACCAATCGAACAGGAATGCCGGATACCTTCTTGGGCGGCTGTTCGCAGCTCTCGAACGGGTACAGGAGGAGGCGAGCCCGGGTATCAATGCAACAATCAGGGACAGATTCTACGGGGCTGCATCAAGTACGCCGGTGACGGTGTTCGGCAACCTGATGCGGCAGAAGAATCATCACATCGCGAAGATCGAGAATCCTGGCAGGCAGGTGTTCTACGAAAAGCTCATCGGGCAGATAGTCGAAGGAATCGATGACTTCCCCGCCCACCTGACCCTGGACGATCAGGGGCGGTTTGCCATCGGATACTACCATCAGAGACAGGATTTCTACACGAAGAAAGCTGACAAGGTCGAGGAGATGGGGGTACAGAAGTGA